A DNA window from Staphylococcus warneri contains the following coding sequences:
- a CDS encoding FMN-binding negative transcriptional regulator: protein MYIGKHSQINDYEEIKQFIQHNNFATIVTSNDVKPIASHIPVMISEQDDQLVITGHLAKQNELVQTIEHNAQVLVIFQGPDAYISSTWYETEDVPTWDYQSIHVYGEGRLLNHDELVSDLKQLLNHYEGHKDDGATWNHLSDDTKKQIKGIVGFQVKVNDIEAAYKLSQNKSKQEKVNIVKQLKASVNQKESKIAKEIEKY from the coding sequence ATGTATATTGGAAAGCATTCACAAATCAATGATTATGAAGAAATTAAACAATTTATACAGCATAATAATTTTGCGACAATTGTAACGAGTAACGACGTAAAACCCATCGCGTCACATATTCCAGTGATGATTTCAGAACAAGATGATCAATTAGTGATTACAGGACATTTAGCAAAACAAAATGAATTGGTACAAACGATAGAACATAACGCACAGGTATTAGTGATTTTCCAAGGACCAGACGCCTATATTTCCTCTACATGGTATGAAACAGAAGACGTACCGACATGGGATTATCAAAGTATACATGTATATGGTGAAGGGCGATTATTGAATCATGATGAACTAGTATCTGATTTGAAGCAATTATTGAATCACTATGAAGGTCACAAAGATGATGGTGCAACATGGAATCATTTGTCAGATGATACTAAGAAACAAATCAAAGGGATTGTCGGATTTCAAGTTAAAGTAAATGATATAGAAGCCGCATACAAACTTAGTCAAAATAAAAGTAAGCAGGAAAAAGTGAATATTGTTAAGCAATTAAAGGCGTCGGTCAATCAAAAGGAAAGTAAAATTGCTAAAGAAATAGAGAAGTATTAA
- a CDS encoding sugar O-acetyltransferase, which translates to MREIEKLDKGMPYHFDDKEVAERKARAAQLCQEFNAIPATEPAQQESKIRQILGSAGENISFQATFNCDNGKKIHVGHDVLTNYNLTILDIAPVNIGNHVMIGPNVDIYTVNHPLSAKGRREYLAQASPVNIGDDVWIGGKVTITPGVSIGNNVVIASGAVVTKNIPDNTLAAGVPAKVIKELEE; encoded by the coding sequence ATGAGAGAAATAGAAAAATTAGATAAAGGTATGCCATATCATTTTGATGATAAAGAAGTGGCGGAACGTAAAGCTAGAGCAGCGCAATTATGCCAAGAATTTAATGCCATTCCTGCTACAGAACCGGCACAACAAGAAAGTAAAATCCGCCAAATATTAGGTTCTGCTGGTGAAAACATTTCATTCCAAGCGACATTCAATTGTGATAACGGGAAAAAAATACATGTCGGACATGACGTATTAACAAACTATAACCTTACCATTCTAGATATAGCACCAGTGAACATTGGAAATCATGTGATGATAGGTCCTAATGTTGATATATATACAGTTAACCATCCATTAAGCGCAAAAGGAAGACGAGAATATTTAGCTCAAGCAAGTCCTGTAAATATAGGCGACGATGTTTGGATAGGTGGCAAAGTCACGATTACTCCTGGAGTGTCTATTGGAAATAATGTAGTGATCGCTTCAGGTGCCGTAGTCACAAAGAATATACCAGATAATACCCTTGCAGCAGGTGTACCGGCTAAAGTTATTAAAGAATTAGAAGAATAA
- a CDS encoding MFS transporter: MGFLWSRRARMLEIFVLTVITIFGIGSQYFSNLAYSLNQGILQTSFGTGSQYLIIPSVIANFAFAFGIPLGHVFTHRLGFKKNYLLFVSFFLIGSIIGLISQDLIVLSIAKIIQSVSTGVLFFTLLPQLFRNFPRRFRNVFLLFVIVGLFGANALGGLSGSVSLELDSWHWVFVLNIVSAIVCLIFGTVFLNKEEHKHVSSNSIDYVLIILLFLTILCFVIPMAMLTQKGYSSLWVWPFLLLAMFFLVNFIYRNMHSSSPLVYFKTLFAKKPSVGAVMAISSHLTLLTGIAGINVFLTKILKLPFEDIARFYVCFFIGVVIAGFIKMFFYSAIGAGILGSLGSVALLYVSVHWIAMGNVINLPLLYLQAACLGFGASMALLSGAMATLLDGEIKFASNRSTTMHSMRNFFAALLVPIIAYTMKDHIQQGVQLLYGSFTTHIDNPVQNQLILSKKMQDITIDADDNVFMMMIVFNIILLIASIIQMFLGKGRRIHVKPE; encoded by the coding sequence ATGGGTTTTTTATGGTCGCGTCGCGCACGAATGTTAGAAATTTTTGTGCTCACAGTCATTACAATATTTGGCATTGGGTCGCAATATTTTTCCAATTTAGCTTATAGTTTAAATCAAGGTATACTTCAAACTTCTTTTGGTACTGGTTCACAGTACTTAATCATACCGTCAGTTATAGCGAACTTTGCGTTTGCATTTGGTATTCCATTAGGACATGTATTCACACATCGTTTAGGTTTCAAGAAAAATTATCTACTTTTTGTTTCTTTCTTTTTAATCGGTTCAATAATCGGTCTCATATCACAGGATTTAATAGTATTAAGTATTGCTAAAATTATACAAAGCGTTAGTACAGGTGTTCTATTTTTTACTTTATTACCACAATTATTTCGTAACTTTCCACGAAGATTCCGCAATGTATTTTTATTATTTGTCATCGTAGGCTTGTTTGGTGCCAACGCGTTAGGCGGATTATCTGGTAGTGTTTCATTAGAGCTTGATAGTTGGCATTGGGTATTTGTACTTAATATCGTTTCAGCTATCGTTTGTTTAATATTTGGGACAGTATTTTTAAATAAAGAAGAGCACAAACATGTGTCTTCGAATTCTATTGATTATGTGCTTATTATTTTATTGTTTTTAACTATATTATGTTTTGTGATACCAATGGCTATGTTAACGCAAAAAGGATATAGCTCATTATGGGTATGGCCATTTCTACTACTAGCGATGTTCTTCCTAGTGAACTTTATATACAGAAACATGCATTCATCTTCACCGTTAGTGTATTTTAAAACATTATTTGCTAAAAAGCCTAGTGTAGGTGCAGTGATGGCGATATCATCACATTTAACATTGTTGACTGGGATAGCAGGTATTAATGTTTTTCTTACTAAGATATTAAAGCTACCTTTTGAAGATATAGCAAGATTTTATGTATGCTTCTTCATAGGTGTCGTCATAGCTGGTTTTATTAAAATGTTTTTTTATAGTGCGATTGGGGCAGGTATATTAGGTTCCCTTGGTTCGGTAGCATTATTATATGTCAGTGTGCACTGGATAGCGATGGGTAATGTGATTAATTTGCCGTTATTATACTTGCAAGCGGCTTGCTTAGGATTTGGCGCATCTATGGCATTACTAAGTGGTGCGATGGCCACTTTATTAGATGGAGAAATTAAATTTGCTTCTAATCGTTCAACGACAATGCATTCGATGCGTAATTTCTTTGCGGCACTACTGGTACCTATCATTGCTTATACAATGAAAGATCATATTCAACAAGGTGTTCAATTATTATATGGTAGTTTCACGACTCATATAGACAACCCAGTACAGAACCAATTAATCTTATCGAAAAAAATGCAAGATATCACAATTGATGCTGATGATAACGTGTTTATGATGATGATTGTTTTTAACATCATTCTATTAATCGCTTCTATAATTCAAATGTTCTTAGGTAAAGGTCGACGTATCCATGTTAAACCTGAATAA
- a CDS encoding TMEM175 family protein, producing the protein MSKSRVEAFSDGVIAIIITILVLELKLPEHHHSLEAILELKYNFIAYAVSFIAIATIWISHHHLLNQISEINNKIL; encoded by the coding sequence ATGTCTAAAAGTAGAGTTGAAGCGTTTAGTGATGGCGTTATAGCCATTATTATTACGATATTAGTATTAGAACTTAAATTACCAGAACATCACCATAGTTTAGAAGCTATTTTAGAATTGAAATATAACTTTATAGCGTATGCAGTTAGCTTTATAGCCATTGCAACAATTTGGATTAGTCATCATCATTTATTAAACCAAATTAGTGAAATCAACAATAAAATATTATGA
- a CDS encoding nuclear transport factor 2 family protein produces MLFERNRPYTQDTLLDKEDILELIQFERFCRDNSLWDSMYECFAEDSMINISWFKGSGKAFVDASREMNRYAPHQIYNSQIWINQDRAVAIMQATIQTRLPINEVQMQLNSDAKIVYGLVKQDDTWYINTMECVYEKDSLAPVVPSTISLPANALNQYRTSYACLSFCLNYIGYSVNHELQGIDRPEQLNDFYNRLDQWLTYQAESI; encoded by the coding sequence ATGTTATTTGAAAGAAATCGCCCTTACACACAGGATACATTGCTAGATAAGGAAGATATTTTAGAGCTCATTCAGTTTGAGAGATTTTGTCGCGACAATAGTCTTTGGGACAGTATGTATGAATGCTTTGCTGAAGACTCAATGATAAACATTTCATGGTTTAAAGGTTCAGGTAAGGCATTTGTGGATGCTTCTAGAGAAATGAATCGCTATGCACCACATCAAATTTACAATTCGCAAATATGGATAAATCAAGATAGAGCAGTGGCGATTATGCAAGCCACGATTCAAACAAGATTACCGATTAACGAGGTTCAGATGCAACTTAATTCTGATGCGAAAATTGTTTATGGATTGGTTAAACAAGACGATACTTGGTATATCAATACTATGGAATGCGTATATGAAAAGGATAGCTTGGCACCTGTTGTCCCATCTACAATTTCGTTACCAGCTAATGCGTTGAATCAATATCGAACTAGCTACGCATGTTTAAGTTTCTGTCTTAATTACATTGGTTACAGTGTTAATCATGAATTACAAGGCATTGATCGACCAGAACAATTGAATGACTTTTACAATCGATTGGATCAATGGTTGACGTATCAAGCAGAGTCTATATAA
- the fmdA gene encoding formamidase, whose amino-acid sequence MPKKLFSIDLNKKMDQQAHPGHNRWHPDIPAAFSVDPGESFRMECLDWTDGQVANNDDPNDIKHVNLNRVHVLSGPVHVNNVQPGDLLVVDILDIGVFDEHQWGFNGIFDKTNGGSFLVDHYPNAQKSIWDFNGIYATSRHVPGVEFVGQIHPGLIGVAPTQEMLDEWNRREKELVDTDPNREPVLANLPDTDAVVAGTLTGKDFDRVAREGARTVPPRENGGNCDIKNLSKGSRIYFPVFVEGAKLSVGDLHFSQGDGEITFCGGIEMPGWIDLRVNVIKNGMEKYHIKKNPAFKPGPVMPNYTDYIVFEGISVNEFSGKQTYLDANTAYRNAVLNAIEFLKTRGFTGEQAYMLLGTAPVQGTVAGIVDVPNACFTIAIPREIFKDDIVPNLEPDQ is encoded by the coding sequence ATGCCTAAAAAGTTATTTAGTATTGATTTAAACAAGAAGATGGATCAACAAGCACATCCAGGACACAATCGATGGCATCCAGATATTCCAGCAGCATTTTCAGTAGACCCAGGGGAATCCTTTAGAATGGAATGCTTAGATTGGACAGATGGACAAGTTGCCAATAATGATGATCCGAATGATATTAAACACGTGAACTTAAATCGTGTACATGTTTTAAGCGGTCCAGTACACGTAAACAACGTACAACCAGGTGATTTACTTGTAGTAGATATCTTAGATATTGGTGTTTTTGATGAACATCAATGGGGGTTCAATGGTATTTTCGATAAAACTAATGGTGGTAGCTTCTTAGTTGATCATTATCCAAATGCACAGAAATCAATTTGGGACTTTAATGGTATTTATGCAACGAGTAGACATGTTCCAGGAGTTGAATTTGTAGGGCAGATTCATCCAGGATTGATTGGTGTGGCACCTACTCAAGAGATGCTAGATGAATGGAATCGTCGCGAGAAAGAATTAGTGGATACGGATCCAAATCGTGAACCAGTCTTAGCTAACTTACCTGATACGGATGCAGTGGTGGCTGGTACCTTAACTGGTAAAGACTTTGATAGAGTAGCGAGAGAAGGTGCGCGTACTGTGCCACCTCGTGAAAATGGTGGAAACTGTGATATTAAAAACCTATCAAAAGGTTCTCGTATCTATTTCCCAGTATTTGTTGAAGGTGCAAAACTTTCAGTTGGAGATTTACATTTCTCTCAAGGGGATGGAGAAATTACCTTCTGTGGTGGTATTGAAATGCCAGGATGGATTGATTTAAGAGTCAACGTTATTAAAAATGGTATGGAAAAATATCATATTAAAAAGAATCCTGCCTTTAAACCAGGACCAGTAATGCCGAATTATACAGATTATATTGTGTTTGAAGGTATTTCTGTAAATGAATTTAGTGGTAAACAAACATATCTAGATGCCAATACAGCGTATCGAAATGCGGTATTAAATGCGATTGAATTCCTAAAAACACGTGGATTTACAGGTGAACAAGCTTATATGTTATTAGGTACTGCACCGGTACAAGGTACAGTCGCAGGTATAGTGGACGTGCCTAATGCATGTTTTACGATTGCGATTCCAAGAGAAATTTTCAAAGATGACATCGTACCGAATTTGGAGCCTGATCAATAA
- a CDS encoding PTS sugar transporter subunit IIC: MNIILGVGTLVIVLVIMTLFLKFAPYGKEGLQALSGAACATFLPQAFLSYAIGGILHIKFLQDIGDLAGSLGGIAVGILACINLGVSPVFAIIVGLVLKDFSLLPAFIASYIVAFIIKLIQKKVPEGLDLIAVILIAPALVYGLASLINPGVTAVLNQIAGAVNSVGDSSPYALAIILGLIIPVTSMTPLSSMVLASILGLTGLPMAIGAITCTGASFVNFTLFNILKIGEKPNRFAVFIEPLTQIDLIVRYAPVLYGTNALIGMVNACIIAFSGLKIGVTGMATPIAGAIVLFGFNNPVSSAITIIAVAITSLVLAFIIGTLIKKFDLMHLHIPMPWQKHTKHS; this comes from the coding sequence ATGAATATTATATTAGGCGTCGGAACACTCGTTATTGTGTTGGTCATTATGACATTGTTCCTTAAATTCGCACCATACGGTAAGGAAGGATTACAAGCTTTATCTGGTGCTGCTTGTGCCACATTCTTACCCCAAGCATTCTTAAGTTATGCAATCGGTGGTATCTTACATATTAAATTCTTACAAGACATCGGGGACCTTGCAGGTAGTCTAGGTGGTATTGCGGTAGGTATACTCGCATGCATCAATTTAGGTGTATCACCTGTCTTCGCTATTATCGTCGGTCTTGTATTAAAGGATTTCAGTTTATTACCAGCATTTATCGCTTCATATATAGTTGCATTTATTATTAAATTGATTCAGAAGAAAGTGCCTGAAGGTTTAGATTTAATCGCAGTGATACTCATTGCACCGGCATTAGTATATGGACTTGCATCACTGATTAATCCAGGTGTTACAGCCGTATTAAATCAAATTGCAGGTGCCGTGAACTCAGTTGGCGACAGTAGTCCATATGCTCTAGCGATCATCTTAGGCTTAATTATTCCAGTTACAAGTATGACGCCATTAAGTTCAATGGTTCTCGCAAGTATCTTAGGCCTTACAGGACTCCCAATGGCCATTGGTGCTATTACTTGTACAGGTGCGTCATTTGTAAACTTCACATTATTCAACATTTTGAAAATTGGCGAGAAACCAAATCGATTTGCAGTCTTTATCGAGCCTTTAACACAAATTGATTTAATCGTTAGATATGCGCCCGTTTTATATGGTACGAATGCTCTTATCGGTATGGTCAATGCTTGTATTATTGCATTTAGTGGACTTAAAATTGGTGTCACTGGTATGGCAACACCTATCGCGGGTGCGATTGTCTTATTTGGCTTTAACAATCCAGTTTCATCAGCGATTACAATCATCGCCGTAGCTATCACAAGTCTAGTACTCGCCTTTATTATTGGTACACTTATTAAAAAATTCGATTTAATGCACTTACACATACCAATGCCTTGGCAGAAACATACTAAACACTCATAA
- a CDS encoding FmdB family zinc ribbon protein translates to MPQYTYECKECGEFTLRQSMKEQHDMAECPQCHHDAKRVFSTFQTYKMDGKLKQRIERGQTPRIMSKDQLPKMTPRPTKQSRPWMADH, encoded by the coding sequence ATGCCTCAATATACTTATGAATGTAAAGAATGTGGCGAATTTACCTTACGCCAATCTATGAAGGAACAACATGATATGGCAGAATGTCCACAATGTCATCATGATGCAAAGCGCGTATTCTCGACATTCCAAACCTATAAAATGGATGGCAAACTGAAACAAAGAATTGAACGAGGACAAACACCTCGCATCATGTCCAAAGATCAATTACCGAAAATGACACCAAGGCCAACCAAACAAAGCAGACCATGGATGGCAGATCATTAA
- the brnQ gene encoding branched-chain amino acid transport system II carrier protein yields MMKNKLTLKENIFIGSMLFGLFFGAGNIIFPIHLGQTAGSNVFIANLGFLITAIGLPFLGIIAIGMSKTNGIFEITSRVSKTYAYIFTIGLYLVIGPFFALPRLATTSFEIAFSPFISPDVAKIYLPIFSIIFFLLAWFFARKPSKILDYIGKFLNPVFLVLLGIVVVLAFIHPLGGLTNAPVSADYDKSPLLKGFIDGYNTLDALASLAFGIIIVSTIKKLGITNPNSIAKETFKSGTISIVLMGIIYSLLAFMGTMSIGKFKVSENGGIALAQIARHYLGDYGIIVLSLIVIVACLKTAIGLITAFSETFTELFPKRSYLMFATVVSILACIFANVGLTKIIMYSTPVLMFIYPLAITIILLTLVSPLFNHSKIVYRFTIFFTMIASFIDGIKASPEPFLKTSFAKFIISLGEKYLPFFDIGMGWILPALIGFIIGLIVYKIRSNKSTTTE; encoded by the coding sequence ATGATGAAAAACAAATTGACTTTAAAAGAGAACATTTTTATCGGATCAATGCTATTTGGTTTATTCTTTGGTGCTGGGAATATCATCTTCCCAATTCATCTTGGACAAACAGCAGGGTCAAACGTATTTATTGCTAATTTAGGCTTTTTAATTACTGCTATTGGATTACCGTTTTTAGGTATTATTGCTATCGGTATGTCTAAAACAAACGGTATTTTTGAAATTACATCAAGAGTCAGTAAAACGTATGCATACATATTTACGATTGGATTATATCTAGTCATTGGACCATTCTTTGCGTTACCTAGGTTAGCGACAACATCTTTTGAAATTGCATTTTCACCATTCATTTCACCTGATGTTGCGAAGATTTACTTACCCATCTTTAGTATTATCTTCTTCTTATTAGCGTGGTTCTTTGCGAGAAAGCCGTCTAAAATTTTAGATTACATAGGTAAATTTTTAAATCCAGTCTTTTTAGTTTTATTAGGTATTGTCGTAGTCTTAGCGTTCATTCATCCATTAGGTGGGTTAACGAATGCGCCTGTGAGTGCTGATTATGATAAGAGTCCATTACTTAAAGGATTCATTGATGGTTATAACACGTTAGATGCGTTGGCATCATTAGCCTTTGGTATTATAATTGTATCTACGATTAAAAAGTTAGGTATCACAAATCCTAACAGTATCGCCAAAGAAACATTTAAATCTGGAACAATCAGTATTGTTTTAATGGGGATTATCTATAGTTTACTTGCGTTTATGGGTACGATGAGTATCGGTAAATTTAAAGTGAGTGAAAATGGTGGTATTGCATTAGCTCAAATTGCGAGACACTATCTTGGGGATTACGGAATTATCGTATTATCTCTGATCGTAATTGTCGCATGTTTAAAAACAGCGATTGGTTTAATCACTGCGTTCTCTGAAACATTTACAGAGTTATTCCCGAAACGTAGTTACTTAATGTTTGCGACAGTGGTCAGTATCTTAGCATGTATTTTTGCTAATGTTGGTTTAACTAAAATCATTATGTATTCAACGCCAGTATTGATGTTCATTTATCCATTGGCCATTACAATTATTTTATTAACTTTAGTAAGTCCATTATTCAATCATTCGAAAATTGTATATCGATTTACGATTTTCTTCACAATGATCGCGTCATTTATCGATGGTATTAAGGCTAGTCCAGAGCCATTTTTGAAAACATCATTCGCTAAATTTATCATTTCATTAGGTGAAAAATACCTACCATTCTTTGATATTGGTATGGGTTGGATTCTACCGGCATTAATTGGATTTATCATTGGATTAATTGTTTATAAAATCCGTTCAAACAAGTCAACGACGACAGAATAA
- a CDS encoding saccharopine dehydrogenase translates to MAQLVTDIVNQPELYSRESIGVNEPNTNFDKPSFY, encoded by the coding sequence GTGGCACAACTAGTAACTGACATAGTAAACCAACCTGAGCTTTATTCTAGAGAAAGTATTGGTGTTAACGAACCAAATACTAATTTCGATAAACCAAGTTTTTATTAA
- a CDS encoding amidohydrolase family protein, translating into MKKIDLHSHYLSPGFVKFLDDYFDGKGDGVPTPAFSVDDYLKLMAEEDIDYSVLSISSPHLSAAPDEVMLELTEEVNAYAEDLHHAHSDQLGYFASLPLPLVDESIRMIDHVLDEQHALGFTLPTNARGIYLGDDRLDPVLAKLNERQATVAIHPNEPKPVNESIKAQILSPLMEFFFDTTRTIIFMSQNNVFSKYPNIKWIVPHSGVLLPVIAQRVNIGYKMFNVENGPDDIEQVMQSLYFDLAGMVLPHQLPTLLKMVDENKIVYGADAPYTTDQVIKHLVKDIESTDLLTEEQKEKFLHRNASQLLGF; encoded by the coding sequence ATGAAGAAAATAGATTTACATTCACATTACCTATCACCTGGGTTTGTGAAATTTTTAGATGATTATTTTGATGGTAAAGGAGACGGTGTACCAACGCCAGCATTCTCTGTCGATGACTATTTGAAATTAATGGCAGAAGAAGACATTGATTATAGTGTGCTTTCTATTTCAAGCCCCCATTTGAGTGCTGCACCAGATGAAGTGATGCTTGAACTCACAGAAGAAGTTAATGCCTATGCTGAAGATTTACATCATGCACATAGTGATCAATTAGGTTACTTTGCTTCATTACCACTACCATTAGTTGATGAAAGTATTCGCATGATCGACCATGTATTAGATGAACAACACGCTCTTGGGTTTACATTGCCAACGAATGCACGTGGTATTTATTTAGGAGATGACCGTTTAGACCCAGTGTTAGCGAAATTGAATGAACGACAAGCGACCGTAGCAATTCATCCTAATGAGCCTAAACCAGTGAATGAATCCATTAAAGCACAAATTTTATCACCATTAATGGAATTCTTTTTCGATACTACACGTACAATCATTTTTATGAGTCAAAACAATGTGTTTAGTAAGTATCCTAATATTAAATGGATTGTACCGCATAGTGGTGTATTATTACCTGTCATTGCGCAACGTGTTAATATTGGTTATAAAATGTTTAACGTTGAAAATGGTCCAGATGATATTGAACAAGTGATGCAAAGTTTATACTTTGATTTAGCAGGTATGGTTTTACCACATCAACTTCCCACCTTATTAAAAATGGTAGATGAAAATAAAATCGTATATGGTGCAGATGCGCCTTATACAACAGATCAAGTCATTAAGCACTTAGTTAAAGATATTGAATCTACAGATTTACTAACAGAAGAGCAAAAAGAAAAATTCTTACATCGCAATGCGAGTCAATTATTAGGATTTTAA